One region of Phragmites australis chromosome 18, lpPhrAust1.1, whole genome shotgun sequence genomic DNA includes:
- the LOC133899422 gene encoding non-specific lipid-transfer protein 1-like: MKRSAVAAAVVVALAAVVFLLAAARPGQGAVTCADVDADLRPCVGYVTGKEAAPPAECCAGVKSIRAMPSGTAERRLACECVKQAAARYKGLDTDAIRDLPAACGSQLPFPLRLDFDCSTYVYNRALYIYWVRENLTVLMWIYATISEELLDLVLRQSVMAFGVWSHIQSIFSGNKPSRVVHLEAELYGLCQGDLTIVAYCHKLQSLATAFADTF; this comes from the exons ATGAAGCGTAGCGCAGTTGCGGCTGCCGTGGTGGTGGCGCTGGCCGCCGTGGTGTTCCTTCTGGCCGCCGCGAGGCCGGGCCAGGGCGCGGTGACCTGCGCCGACGTGGACGCCGACCTGCGGCCGTGCGTCGGGTACGTGACGGGCAAGGAGGCAGCCCCGCCGGCGGAGTGCTGCGCCGGCGTGAAGAGCATCAGGGCGATGCCGTCCGGCACGGCGGAGCGGCGGCTCGCCTGCGAGTGCGTGAAGCAGGCGGCGGCGCGGTACAAGGGGCTCGACACCGACGCCATCCGCGACCTCCCCGCGGCGTGCGGCTCGCAGCTGCCGTTCCCGCTCCGCCTGGACTTCGACTGCAGCACGTACGTATATAACCGCGCGCTCTATATAT ACTGGGTGCGCGAGAACCTCACAGTCCTCATGTGGATTTATGCAACCATCTCCGAGGAGCTCTTGGATTTGGTTCTGCGGCAGTCGGTGATGGCTTTTGGCGTTTGGTCCCATATCCAGTCCATTTTCTCTGGGAACAAGCCAAGTCGTGTTGTTCATCTTGAAGCCGAACTCTATGGCCTTTGCCAGGGCGATCTCACCATCGTCGCATATTGTCACAAGCTTCAGTCACTTGCCACTGCCTTTGCTGATACTTTTTGA